The following are encoded in a window of Roseimaritima ulvae genomic DNA:
- a CDS encoding PQQ-binding-like beta-propeller repeat protein: protein MKKTPSPTSSLFAVAWLLGASTWSGSCLAADEVTWPGFLGPQRDGWVEHFQPPAEWPKSLDKLWQVEVGSGYGSPLVANDRVYQHAREGDNEVLRCLELATGKPIWKQTHAVPFQASSGGERHGNGPKSSPILADGRIFTLSSLGEISAWDAESGKLLWRRDYRKRFPQNHPNWGASTSPIVDGDRLVAHVGNDDEGALIALDVNTGEEIWSQGNDGAAYSSPLAVEIHGVRQIVDWNHRALVGVDRESGVALWEFPFAQYTSNQNMPTPTFHNGQIILGGENRGIYCLQPELRDGKWSVKERWFQKDVALDMSTAVINADLLFGFSHYKKGQLFCLDTANGEVLWRGPGRTGDNVAFLSIREHVVALLDKGQLQVIEATDGGLEEVAHYQVADSPTWAPPVLLTNAILIKDRTSLTLWSLE, encoded by the coding sequence GTGAAAAAGACTCCCTCCCCCACGTCATCTCTGTTTGCCGTGGCATGGCTGCTCGGCGCTTCCACGTGGAGCGGTTCGTGCCTGGCGGCGGACGAAGTGACTTGGCCCGGCTTCCTAGGCCCACAACGCGATGGCTGGGTCGAGCATTTCCAGCCCCCCGCGGAGTGGCCGAAATCGCTGGACAAGCTGTGGCAGGTTGAAGTCGGCAGCGGATACGGGTCGCCGTTGGTGGCCAATGATCGCGTCTATCAGCACGCACGTGAGGGCGACAACGAGGTATTGCGGTGCCTTGAGCTGGCCACGGGAAAGCCGATCTGGAAGCAGACTCACGCCGTTCCTTTCCAAGCCTCCTCAGGTGGTGAGCGACACGGGAATGGCCCCAAGTCCTCCCCCATCCTGGCCGACGGCCGCATCTTCACGCTCAGCAGCCTCGGTGAGATTTCCGCCTGGGACGCGGAATCGGGGAAGCTGTTGTGGCGCCGAGACTACCGCAAACGCTTCCCGCAGAATCATCCAAACTGGGGCGCCTCCACCTCGCCGATTGTCGACGGAGATCGCCTGGTCGCCCACGTTGGCAATGACGACGAAGGCGCTTTGATTGCGTTAGACGTGAACACGGGCGAGGAAATCTGGAGTCAGGGGAACGACGGAGCTGCTTATTCTTCGCCGCTCGCGGTGGAAATTCACGGGGTCCGTCAGATCGTGGACTGGAACCACCGCGCCCTGGTGGGTGTGGACCGTGAATCGGGAGTGGCCTTGTGGGAATTCCCCTTTGCCCAATACACCAGCAACCAAAACATGCCGACCCCCACATTCCACAATGGGCAAATTATATTGGGCGGCGAAAATCGAGGCATCTATTGCCTCCAGCCCGAACTGCGGGACGGCAAGTGGTCGGTGAAGGAGCGTTGGTTCCAGAAAGACGTCGCTTTGGACATGAGCACCGCCGTGATCAACGCGGACCTGCTGTTCGGATTTTCACACTATAAGAAGGGACAGCTGTTCTGCCTGGATACGGCGAATGGTGAAGTGCTGTGGAGGGGGCCGGGTCGAACCGGAGACAACGTGGCCTTTCTGTCGATTCGCGAGCACGTGGTGGCCTTACTGGACAAGGGACAGCTGCAGGTGATCGAGGCCACCGACGGTGGATTGGAAGAGGTCGCCCACTATCAGGTCGCCGACAGCCCCACCTGGGCGCCGCCGGTACTGCTAACAAACGCGATCCTGATCAAGGACCGAACCAGCCTAACGCTGTGGTCGCTGGAATAG
- a CDS encoding beta-galactosidase, producing the protein MKILYTLPLLLLSAPLISGAMGKDVEKPTGTYASKITPRAVQNQHMQGGLVRVTWSEIEPQRGRFDFTPIERQLELLKPGMNWTLAIHGGWTSTNVADQSAPRWRRARALAPGWLVSELHVETFAMNFRGNPVQMPKYWDPVVQQRLKAMLTAVGKRYRSDPRLKLIYVPQMTSNGTEGHFNGVPSQTLLEAAGLNPRDADAEQQFGDLWLKAAAGATHSVLQAFPDKAVAFEVHELFRSVAIPQRLINEFQKPEYENRVGLGMWWISGKTEYQGNLLRLLKDYPGDLYGQIIGRSDQHYRFPNGDYLTVFQQAEALGMRYIEPWNYEFEHHTCDEALKNFNASARVRYAGS; encoded by the coding sequence ATGAAAATACTATACACGCTCCCACTGCTGCTGTTGTCCGCCCCACTGATCTCCGGTGCAATGGGTAAGGACGTCGAAAAACCCACCGGCACCTACGCCAGCAAGATCACTCCGCGAGCGGTCCAGAACCAGCACATGCAGGGCGGCTTGGTCCGCGTGACCTGGAGCGAGATCGAACCGCAGCGCGGCCGCTTCGACTTCACGCCCATCGAACGACAGCTGGAGTTGCTCAAGCCGGGCATGAACTGGACGCTGGCGATCCACGGCGGCTGGACGTCCACCAACGTCGCTGACCAATCCGCTCCACGCTGGCGGCGAGCTCGCGCGCTGGCTCCCGGCTGGTTGGTTTCCGAGCTGCATGTGGAAACCTTTGCGATGAACTTCCGGGGCAATCCCGTCCAGATGCCCAAATACTGGGACCCGGTCGTGCAGCAGCGTCTGAAAGCCATGCTAACGGCCGTCGGCAAACGCTACCGCAGCGACCCACGCTTGAAACTGATCTACGTTCCCCAGATGACCAGCAACGGTACCGAAGGGCATTTTAACGGCGTGCCTTCGCAAACCCTTTTGGAGGCCGCCGGCCTCAACCCGCGCGACGCAGACGCCGAACAGCAATTCGGCGATCTCTGGCTGAAAGCGGCCGCCGGGGCCACGCACAGTGTGCTGCAAGCTTTTCCCGACAAAGCCGTGGCCTTTGAAGTCCACGAACTGTTCCGCAGCGTGGCGATCCCCCAGCGTCTGATCAACGAGTTCCAAAAACCAGAGTACGAAAACCGCGTTGGCCTCGGCATGTGGTGGATCTCCGGAAAAACCGAGTACCAGGGCAACTTGCTCCGCCTGCTGAAAGACTACCCAGGCGACCTCTACGGCCAGATCATCGGCCGCTCTGACCAGCACTACCGGTTCCCCAACGGCGACTACCTTACCGTCTTTCAGCAAGCCGAAGCACTGGGCATGCGTTATATCGAACCCTGGAATTATGAATTCGAACACCACACCTGCGACGAAGCCCTAAAAAACTTCAACGCCTCCGCCCGCGTAAGATACGCAGGCTCCTAA
- a CDS encoding YdeI/OmpD-associated family protein, translated as MNLSPPIHGRRRGRLVEIEVMITDVEEFFTNGCGRCERFSTPDCSTKKWNRGLLDLRKICLQTGLVETLKWAHPCYMHSGRNIAIFGAFRRDFRLSFFNAALLKDPDSVLEKQGPNTRHPDMLRFTENAQVTDMEPTIVAYLEEAMGYAELGIKPPKEQTKLELPDELIEALESDPVLAEAFQSLTPGRQKSYVINLNSAKKPETRVARIAKFRDKIIAGKGAQER; from the coding sequence ATGAACTTATCCCCGCCGATTCATGGGCGCCGACGGGGTAGGCTGGTAGAAATTGAGGTCATGATCACGGATGTCGAAGAATTTTTTACCAACGGCTGCGGACGCTGCGAGCGATTCAGCACTCCCGATTGCTCGACCAAAAAATGGAATCGCGGCCTGCTGGACCTTCGCAAAATCTGCCTTCAAACAGGCCTCGTCGAGACTCTCAAGTGGGCCCATCCGTGTTACATGCACAGTGGCCGCAACATCGCCATCTTCGGTGCCTTTCGTCGTGACTTCCGCCTCAGCTTCTTCAACGCGGCACTGCTGAAAGATCCCGACTCCGTGTTGGAGAAACAAGGTCCCAATACTCGGCACCCCGACATGCTCCGTTTTACAGAGAATGCTCAGGTCACCGACATGGAACCCACCATCGTGGCTTATCTGGAAGAGGCGATGGGCTATGCGGAATTGGGAATCAAGCCGCCCAAAGAACAAACAAAATTGGAGCTTCCTGACGAACTAATCGAAGCACTAGAGTCTGATCCGGTACTTGCCGAAGCGTTTCAAAGCCTGACGCCGGGCAGACAGAAGAGCTATGTGATTAACCTCAACTCAGCCAAGAAGCCCGAGACCCGTGTCGCACGCATCGCCAAGTTTCGCGATAAGATTATTGCGGGCAAAGGGGCCCAGGAACGTTGA
- a CDS encoding peptidoglycan-binding domain-containing protein, whose protein sequence is MFLLYPRWSVLYGLLCVLVAYPAYAQINESVGAAAANRREDVLQMQRLLNAVPDLSGGPKQRLDEDGKVGPQTLAAIKRFQRMQLGFEDGRVDPQGKTELRLMRLAGKHVLLGGADTEVEKQMAELTSAFASIAVSVDGKTVFVRPPYHINAGRRKANAEANRKANPAIRKLLYNAPGSVEVANGKATPDQMRHVLQAAIDADLVSPLTPQGIRDFLATYGISTDCSGLAARACNQLYPDAPLDVVNKANTAYLAKLPSVASPADLKAGHMMVKGGSHVRLLTDVDVTPEGIEFTTLESTASKLFPNGDGIGERRWRFPDPERFDQLQEMKGNRFVEASSYDQAYIYTSRK, encoded by the coding sequence ATGTTCTTGTTGTATCCACGTTGGTCCGTTTTGTACGGACTGCTCTGCGTCCTGGTTGCGTACCCCGCATACGCTCAAATAAATGAGTCGGTGGGAGCCGCTGCGGCGAACCGCAGGGAAGACGTTCTGCAAATGCAGCGATTGCTTAACGCAGTTCCCGACTTATCCGGAGGGCCCAAGCAGCGATTGGACGAGGACGGGAAAGTCGGCCCCCAGACGCTGGCAGCTATCAAGCGTTTCCAACGGATGCAGCTAGGGTTTGAAGACGGTCGAGTCGATCCCCAGGGCAAGACCGAATTGCGGCTGATGCGGCTGGCCGGAAAGCATGTCCTTTTAGGAGGCGCCGATACGGAAGTAGAAAAACAGATGGCGGAGTTGACTTCAGCGTTTGCCAGCATCGCCGTATCGGTCGACGGTAAAACCGTGTTTGTCAGGCCCCCATATCACATCAACGCGGGCAGGAGGAAAGCCAACGCGGAAGCCAATCGCAAAGCTAACCCCGCGATTCGCAAACTGTTATACAACGCGCCGGGGTCGGTCGAAGTGGCGAACGGAAAAGCCACTCCGGATCAGATGCGTCATGTTTTACAAGCAGCGATCGACGCCGATCTTGTCTCGCCTCTGACCCCGCAAGGCATACGCGACTTCTTGGCCACTTATGGCATCAGCACCGACTGCTCCGGGCTGGCCGCACGAGCCTGCAACCAGCTGTATCCCGACGCTCCACTGGACGTTGTCAACAAAGCCAACACCGCGTACCTGGCCAAGCTGCCGAGCGTTGCATCGCCGGCGGATCTCAAGGCCGGGCACATGATGGTCAAGGGCGGGTCGCATGTTCGTTTGCTAACCGACGTGGACGTGACCCCAGAGGGCATCGAGTTTACCACGCTGGAGTCCACCGCCAGCAAACTGTTCCCCAATGGAGACGGAATTGGCGAGCGACGATGGCGGTTCCCCGATCCTGAGCGGTTCGACCAACTGCAGGAGATGAAAGGAAACCGGTTCGTCGAAGCTTCCTCCTACGACCAGGCCTACATCTATACATCGCGAAAGTGA
- a CDS encoding C2 family cysteine protease has product MKFWTNPKLGKRLRTRQRSTIRHPQPRRFQPLEARMMMAGDVTAYLDGYTLRIEGDGEANHIEVRQLSNGNISIEKTEPNSSRLPADYHTRVNGGFSDVLPGQFNSISISMNGNDDSLKLIDMDVAWDLTINLGSGADDLDVYNVLVGDDLRVYTGGAPSNRSDVVDIYNVEVGTATSNADLVVDSQNNGDREVVYVRNTTVADDLFLLLSHTDTENDSAFVYNDVQVNGLASNGTTRIDSNYLYLDDFSTYGSGDFRFVNTLYAYDSYFSSDLSVTGTQLDDVLKLTNLSVGYSAEVEALDGDDKVEIHGGQAFTIDGGGDRDEIIGGSGNDIIFGGSGDDILKGGAGVDQLFGEADNDWLEAGSAAELAVGGSGQDWNAHRFDDNGATFDDINQNTTPTCVILSSLSAVARIDGSDFLLDKISYLGNYEYEVRLFDASGVLKPQTIEFDGTLYGWEPSIDAEGESWVILFQRAYLQSKGLDYTVQAQATGTAAGENTATIGQPLTMLTGRTSNLYYTSNRSVNPSAIVNAVKQGKRVLVGTKGAGQVKEQLVNNHAYTVIDEDLTFDWKTRTWQGTVTLRNPWGVDGGQSTDSVNDGVIVVDIDVLWSSIAVVTTN; this is encoded by the coding sequence ATGAAATTCTGGACCAACCCGAAGTTAGGTAAACGCCTGCGCACCCGCCAACGCAGCACTATTCGCCATCCACAACCCCGTCGTTTCCAACCGCTCGAAGCCCGCATGATGATGGCTGGCGACGTCACCGCCTACCTCGACGGATACACTCTGCGGATCGAGGGGGATGGGGAGGCCAATCACATCGAAGTCCGGCAGCTAAGCAACGGCAACATCTCGATCGAAAAAACCGAGCCCAACAGTTCGCGGCTTCCCGCCGACTACCACACCCGGGTCAACGGCGGTTTCAGCGACGTCCTGCCCGGCCAGTTCAATTCCATTTCAATTTCCATGAACGGGAATGACGACAGCCTCAAACTGATCGACATGGATGTCGCCTGGGACCTTACCATCAACCTGGGCAGCGGTGCCGACGACCTGGACGTTTACAACGTGTTGGTGGGAGATGACCTGCGTGTCTACACCGGGGGCGCCCCATCGAATAGGTCTGATGTGGTGGACATCTACAACGTCGAAGTCGGCACGGCCACCTCCAATGCGGATCTGGTCGTCGACAGTCAGAACAACGGTGATCGGGAGGTCGTGTATGTCCGCAACACCACCGTCGCCGATGACCTGTTCCTGCTGCTGTCGCATACCGACACCGAAAACGACTCGGCGTTTGTGTACAACGATGTTCAGGTCAACGGGCTGGCATCCAACGGCACGACGCGGATCGACAGCAACTATTTGTACCTCGACGACTTCAGCACCTACGGCTCCGGCGATTTTCGCTTCGTCAACACGCTGTACGCCTACGATTCTTACTTCAGTAGCGACCTGAGCGTCACGGGCACCCAGCTGGACGACGTGTTGAAGCTGACCAATCTAAGCGTCGGCTACTCGGCGGAAGTGGAAGCCTTGGACGGCGATGATAAAGTCGAAATCCACGGCGGGCAGGCGTTCACGATCGACGGTGGCGGGGACCGCGACGAAATCATCGGCGGCAGCGGCAACGACATTATCTTCGGTGGTAGCGGCGACGACATTCTGAAAGGGGGCGCCGGCGTCGACCAGCTATTCGGCGAGGCGGACAATGATTGGTTGGAAGCGGGGTCCGCGGCCGAGTTAGCGGTGGGTGGGTCCGGCCAAGACTGGAACGCTCATCGTTTCGACGACAACGGAGCCACTTTTGATGACATCAATCAAAATACCACGCCGACGTGTGTGATCCTGTCTTCGCTGTCCGCGGTGGCCCGCATCGATGGAAGTGATTTCCTGCTGGACAAGATCAGCTACTTGGGCAACTACGAATATGAAGTCCGCTTGTTCGACGCCAGTGGCGTACTGAAACCTCAGACGATTGAGTTCGACGGCACCCTGTACGGCTGGGAACCCAGCATCGACGCGGAAGGGGAATCCTGGGTGATCCTGTTCCAGCGAGCTTACCTGCAATCCAAGGGACTCGACTACACCGTCCAGGCGCAGGCCACCGGAACGGCTGCCGGAGAAAACACGGCCACCATCGGTCAACCCTTGACGATGCTGACCGGACGCACCAGCAACCTGTACTACACCAGCAATCGCTCGGTGAACCCCAGCGCCATCGTCAACGCCGTCAAACAGGGCAAACGCGTGTTGGTGGGCACCAAGGGCGCCGGCCAAGTCAAGGAACAGTTGGTCAATAACCACGCCTACACGGTGATCGACGAGGATCTGACGTTTGATTGGAAGACGCGGACCTGGCAGGGCACGGTGACGCTGCGGAACCCCTGGGGCGTCGACGGTGGCCAATCCACCGACTCGGTGAACGATGGAGTTATCGTCGTCGATATCGATGTGCTGTGGTCGTCCATCGCCGTGGTGACGACGAACTAA
- a CDS encoding DUF1579 domain-containing protein produces MKILSSLTVLVALTFAAATSASGQQPELPKPGPEYDVLQSEVGKWNVEIKAFTGPGEPTVSKGKETNRMLGGFWLLSDFHGKMMGLDFKGHGVYGYDPEQKQYVGTWRDSLGPHKMEMTGSYDKASQTMTWEGMGPGSDGKPVKHILTTKYNDDGTRVLTMQMQAGDAMVKIFEMNYSKAEDR; encoded by the coding sequence ATGAAAATCTTGTCTTCCCTGACGGTATTGGTAGCCCTAACGTTTGCCGCCGCCACTTCAGCCAGCGGTCAGCAGCCCGAATTGCCTAAACCGGGACCGGAATACGACGTGTTGCAGTCCGAAGTCGGCAAGTGGAATGTCGAAATCAAAGCCTTCACGGGGCCCGGTGAGCCGACGGTCTCCAAGGGCAAAGAGACCAACCGCATGCTGGGTGGTTTTTGGCTGTTATCAGATTTCCACGGCAAGATGATGGGCTTGGACTTTAAGGGACACGGTGTCTACGGCTATGACCCGGAACAGAAGCAGTACGTGGGCACGTGGAGAGACTCACTCGGTCCCCACAAAATGGAAATGACCGGCAGTTATGACAAAGCCAGTCAGACGATGACTTGGGAAGGCATGGGACCCGGCAGCGACGGAAAGCCCGTCAAGCACATTCTGACCACGAAATACAACGATGACGGAACTCGCGTGCTGACCATGCAGATGCAAGCCGGCGACGCGATGGTGAAAATTTTTGAGATGAACTACAGCAAAGCGGAAGACCGTTAG
- a CDS encoding MFS transporter: MNTKPYQPPGAAPAQRPTWIRHEVLALLTVAATLAYLTRNAVSVGESTIREDLGLTIRQSGWFMAAFFWSYAALQVPSGAMAHRRGTRFAMVAFACAWSVAAVCIGIAPGLWLLIVAQLLMGAAQAGLFPASCDAISRWTPLGRRTLACGTMAVGMQVGAIAASMTTGALMDALHWRWVFVLFAVPGFLWSAVFLMRFRNHPTEDAKVNEAELQIIRSERTSPNTPGAAEPTPWGLIFRSSALWFLCGQQICRASGYMFFASWFPTFLQQTRGVSVTDSGYLQALVFTGTLTGSLFGGLLTDWIWQRTKSLRLSRSGVGASFLFGCAVLILLAWFVESTFLAVAFLSIGSMLAAMAGPCAFAATIDIGGDHVPQVYGIMNMCGNFAAAACPILIAEIFEWTSNWTIVLLLFAAIYLFGAICWAMVDGRRRISEGG, encoded by the coding sequence ATGAATACCAAGCCTTACCAACCTCCTGGCGCGGCGCCCGCCCAGCGGCCAACCTGGATACGGCATGAGGTACTGGCTCTGCTGACGGTGGCTGCCACGCTGGCCTACCTGACTCGCAATGCGGTGAGTGTCGGGGAAAGCACGATTCGCGAAGACCTGGGCTTGACCATCCGGCAGTCCGGCTGGTTCATGGCCGCGTTCTTTTGGAGCTACGCGGCGCTGCAGGTGCCCAGTGGTGCAATGGCTCATCGCCGAGGCACTCGGTTCGCCATGGTGGCGTTTGCGTGTGCCTGGTCCGTCGCCGCGGTCTGCATCGGGATCGCGCCGGGGCTTTGGTTGTTGATCGTGGCACAGCTTCTGATGGGTGCCGCGCAGGCGGGTCTCTTTCCGGCTTCGTGTGATGCCATTTCACGCTGGACGCCGCTCGGTCGCCGCACCTTGGCTTGCGGAACCATGGCGGTGGGAATGCAGGTCGGAGCCATTGCTGCGAGCATGACCACCGGTGCGCTGATGGACGCACTTCACTGGAGATGGGTGTTTGTGCTGTTTGCGGTTCCCGGGTTTCTGTGGTCAGCCGTGTTTTTGATGCGGTTTCGCAACCACCCCACTGAAGACGCGAAAGTGAACGAGGCGGAACTGCAGATCATTCGTTCGGAAAGGACTTCGCCGAATACGCCGGGCGCTGCCGAGCCCACGCCATGGGGTTTGATCTTCCGCAGCTCGGCACTCTGGTTCCTGTGCGGCCAGCAGATCTGCCGGGCGTCAGGATACATGTTTTTCGCCAGCTGGTTTCCCACATTCCTGCAGCAGACCCGCGGCGTATCGGTGACCGATTCCGGTTACCTGCAGGCGTTGGTGTTCACGGGCACGCTGACGGGATCGTTATTCGGTGGCTTGCTCACCGACTGGATATGGCAGCGTACAAAAAGTCTCCGACTCAGCCGCAGCGGCGTGGGAGCCTCGTTTCTGTTCGGTTGTGCCGTGCTCATCCTCCTGGCTTGGTTTGTCGAGAGTACGTTCTTGGCCGTGGCGTTCCTCTCGATAGGATCCATGTTGGCGGCCATGGCCGGTCCCTGTGCGTTCGCGGCCACGATTGACATCGGCGGAGATCACGTGCCTCAGGTTTATGGCATCATGAACATGTGCGGAAATTTCGCTGCAGCGGCTTGCCCCATCCTGATCGCCGAGATTTTCGAATGGACGTCCAACTGGACGATCGTGCTGCTGTTGTTTGCGGCAATCTATCTATTCGGAGCCATCTGTTGGGCCATGGTCGACGGGCGAAGGCGGATATCGGAAGGCGGGTAG
- a CDS encoding dihydrodipicolinate synthase family protein, giving the protein MTSNINGILPILHTPFDANDEIDRDCLKREIDWAFEQGSHGVCSAMVSEILRLTSEERIELNELIVEITAGRGSVVASVGAESTKQAVYFAKRAVDAGCNAIMAIPPISTALPLPALRDYFGALADAVPVPLIVQDASSYVGASIPTEFYVQLLDQYGPEKILFKPEGAPIGPNISDLRDASDGRARMFDGSGGMLLIDAFRRGVIGTMPGIDLLDGIAALWTALKNQDDATAYRIYFPICAIVALQLQAGLDGFLAIEKYILVKRGLFDTDRRRQPNSWSLDSETQREVDRLLTMLTDALAAT; this is encoded by the coding sequence GTGACCTCGAACATCAACGGCATTCTGCCGATCCTCCACACGCCCTTTGATGCGAACGACGAGATCGATCGCGATTGTCTCAAGCGTGAAATCGACTGGGCGTTTGAACAAGGCAGCCACGGCGTATGTTCGGCGATGGTTTCTGAAATTCTGCGACTGACGTCCGAAGAGCGAATCGAACTGAACGAGCTGATCGTGGAAATCACGGCCGGTCGTGGCAGCGTGGTCGCCAGCGTCGGCGCGGAAAGCACCAAACAGGCGGTCTACTTTGCAAAGCGAGCGGTGGATGCGGGATGCAACGCCATCATGGCGATTCCTCCCATCTCCACAGCGTTGCCCCTGCCGGCACTACGAGACTACTTCGGCGCATTAGCAGACGCCGTGCCCGTGCCGCTGATCGTTCAAGATGCGTCGTCGTACGTCGGCGCATCGATTCCGACGGAATTCTATGTGCAACTTCTGGATCAATACGGTCCTGAGAAAATCCTCTTCAAACCGGAAGGCGCCCCGATCGGCCCCAATATCTCTGACCTGCGCGACGCCAGCGACGGCCGCGCCCGTATGTTCGATGGCTCGGGCGGGATGTTGCTGATCGATGCGTTTCGGCGTGGGGTGATTGGCACGATGCCTGGTATCGATTTGCTCGATGGCATCGCGGCATTGTGGACAGCACTAAAAAATCAAGACGATGCCACCGCATATCGCATTTACTTTCCGATCTGTGCGATTGTCGCATTACAACTGCAAGCCGGACTGGACGGATTCCTCGCCATCGAAAAGTACATTCTCGTGAAGCGTGGACTGTTCGATACGGATCGCCGACGTCAACCCAATTCATGGAGTCTTGATTCGGAAACCCAGCGTGAAGTGGATCGGTTACTGACGATGTTGACCGACGCACTGGCCGCCACATGA
- a CDS encoding alkaline ceramidase — MTHPPKSLKPHPGFKGRIGIAREDITPPVGIYSRNWGAAQHDTADSIHRPLTLTALTISASSTDEPLILIDADLGWWRPLDLFQQFQQRLLEELSLESSRLIFALTHTHAAAPLMKPDPALPSSEPLGPWLERVYQATVSAIRRALADADEAILDWHHGRCALAAVRDFPDPDPAANRILCGFNPAAVADDTLLVGRITDASGTVRATLVNYACHPTTLAWANTTISPDYIGAMRETLEAATGATAFFLQGMSGDVAPKHQYVGDVEVADRHGRQLGFAALATLQDMQPAGRQLYFDEVVESGAPLAAWRHRPHALSSELRAVEIAADLQIKDWPTAEELEQQRLACEDRALEERLRRKRDIRRSLGDGSSSPLAVHAWRIGDAVLVGCGGEAYSQLQQELRSRFPELAVICMNLINGSVGYLPPADLYDVDIYPVWQTPFARGCLEHIRETMTSAIEELVR; from the coding sequence ATGACGCATCCCCCCAAGTCACTGAAGCCCCATCCCGGATTCAAAGGCCGCATCGGCATCGCCCGCGAAGACATTACGCCGCCGGTGGGCATTTACTCGCGCAACTGGGGCGCTGCACAGCACGACACTGCTGATTCGATTCACCGGCCCCTGACGCTGACGGCTTTGACGATCTCCGCATCGTCCACAGACGAGCCGCTGATCCTGATCGACGCGGACCTCGGCTGGTGGCGTCCTCTGGATTTGTTCCAGCAGTTTCAACAGCGACTACTCGAAGAACTGTCGCTTGAATCCTCGCGTTTGATCTTTGCCCTCACTCATACGCACGCGGCCGCGCCGCTGATGAAGCCCGATCCCGCGTTGCCCAGCAGCGAACCGCTGGGGCCGTGGTTGGAACGTGTGTACCAGGCCACCGTATCCGCGATCCGGCGAGCCCTGGCGGATGCCGATGAGGCCATTTTGGATTGGCACCATGGGCGATGTGCTCTTGCCGCGGTTCGTGATTTCCCAGACCCGGATCCCGCTGCGAATCGCATCCTCTGCGGGTTCAACCCGGCGGCCGTTGCCGACGACACGTTGTTGGTGGGACGGATCACGGACGCATCGGGAACGGTGCGAGCCACACTGGTCAACTACGCCTGCCACCCCACTACGCTGGCCTGGGCTAACACCACGATTTCCCCAGACTATATCGGTGCGATGCGGGAAACGCTGGAAGCGGCTACCGGAGCGACGGCCTTTTTCCTTCAGGGCATGTCCGGCGACGTCGCGCCCAAACATCAGTATGTGGGCGACGTCGAAGTGGCCGATCGTCACGGACGACAACTGGGATTTGCTGCGTTGGCAACTTTGCAGGACATGCAACCGGCGGGACGCCAGCTGTATTTCGATGAGGTTGTCGAGTCCGGTGCGCCCCTGGCCGCCTGGCGACACCGTCCGCATGCACTGTCATCAGAACTGCGAGCGGTGGAAATAGCCGCGGACCTGCAGATCAAAGACTGGCCGACCGCCGAGGAACTGGAACAGCAGCGGTTGGCTTGCGAGGACCGAGCTCTGGAAGAGCGTTTGCGGCGGAAGCGAGACATCCGGCGATCGTTGGGCGATGGCTCGTCATCTCCGCTTGCGGTGCATGCTTGGAGGATCGGCGATGCGGTGCTTGTCGGTTGTGGAGGCGAAGCGTACTCGCAACTACAGCAGGAGTTGCGAAGCCGCTTTCCCGAACTCGCCGTGATCTGCATGAACCTGATCAATGGCTCGGTCGGCTATCTGCCCCCGGCCGATCTGTATGATGTGGACATCTATCCCGTCTGGCAAACTCCCTTCGCTCGGGGTTGCTTGGAACACATTCGCGAGACAATGACCAGTGCGATTGAAGAATTAGTAAGGTGA